The Alosa sapidissima isolate fAloSap1 chromosome 16, fAloSap1.pri, whole genome shotgun sequence genome has a segment encoding these proteins:
- the eno4 gene encoding enolase 4 isoform X2 produces the protein MSFKGIRGCNSRVSKEDQEFYDLRQRAAEYYRANSVPQNIEGVLNQMFLEKPDDIYGYLANYFSQHSAKAVICRTEGKEVYDGNGQISAQADVYCIIRNEEKWVSSGAVPSHGELASGRTDPSGVAEESSAQSHALETALSWINQPISTMLRGLNPSDQTTIDKILSDFFLARFLENEDEKRKESEAEEQKSAESTPEPAPPPPPQPPTKDRKGADKALLRKKSVCMEQCLPPADPPVPVLPGCNAVGAVSLAIAKATARLQRTPLYQHIRLLRRDQTAGDIHIPFPMVTVLSCGRMSPGKLHLLEEVIVLPAAGQRVREKIAMVLDLQKEVKRILNSTSKTGTLVFPVTDGGALLVGFDRVEQPLDVLMEACANLQLTPGTDVHFALSCAAHTLLDYSKGKYEIVAGTLKAPGELIEVYESLISRYPGICALIDPFRKEDLEQWDKLSCALIGQPCCLIADAAFCSPPRLYGDKRLLPPGVAGVILKHVNETTITDLLCATSEGRDSTTILEQSGTEWCDDYFVDLAVGLGVKFVKLGGLMGGVRLARYNRLMMLEEELTRQGILGSNQLELPLFGTSVSPGSELPETE, from the exons ATGTCTTTCAAAGGCATAAGAGGTTGCAATAGTAGAGTGTCGAAAGAGGATCAAGAGTTCTACGACTTGAGACAGAGAGCAGCGGAATATTATAGAGCAAACTCGGTTCCGCAGAATATTGAGGGTGTCTTGAATCAGATGTTCCTGGAAAAGCCTGATGATATTTACGGTTATCTG GCAAATTACTTCTCACAACATTCAGCAAAGGCCGTAATATGCAGAACGGAGGGGAAGGAAGTCTATGACGGGAATGGACAAATCTCAGCCCAGGCAGACGTGTATTGTATAATCAGAAATGAAGAGAAG TGGGTGTCCAGTGGTGCCGTGCCCAGTCATGGTGAGCTGGCATCGGGCAGGACTGACCCGTCGGGGGTAGCAGAGGAAAGCTCTGCCCAGAGCCATGCACTCGAGACCGCCCTGAGCTGGATCAACCAGCCAATCAGCACCATGCTCCGGGGTCTCAACCCCAGCGACCAGACCACCATCGACAAGATACTGAG TGATTTCTTCTTGGCTCGCTTCCTGGAGAACGAAGatgagaagaggaaggagagtgAGGCCGAGGAGCAGAAGTCGGCCGAGAGCACCCCAGAGCcggcccccccacccccaccccagcctCCCACCAAAGACAGGAAGGGGGCAGACAAAGCTCTTTTAA ggaagaagagtgtgtgtatggagcaGTGTCTGCCCCCAGCTGACCCCCCCGTGCCCGTGCTGCCGGGCTGCAACGCCGTGGGCGCCGTGTCTCTGGCCATCGCCAAGGCGACCGCCCGCTTACAGCGCACGCCCCTCTACCAGCACATACGGCTACTGAGGAGGGACCAG ACAGCCGGTGACATACACATCCCGTTTCCCATGGTGACGGTGTTAAGCTGTGGTAGGATGTCTCCGGGCAAACTCCACCTCCTGGAGGAAGTCATCGTTCTCCCTGCAGCTGGACAGAGAGTTAGAGAa AAGATCGCCATGGTCCTTGATCTGCAGAAGGAAGTGAAGAGAATCTTGAACAGCACTTCAAAAACAGGG aCCCTGGTGTTTCCTGTGACCGATGGCGGTGCGTTGCTGGTGGGCTTCGACCGTGTGGAGCAGCCACTGGACGTCCTGATGGAGGCATGCGCCAACCTGCAACTCACGCCAGGGACGGACGTCCACTTCGCCCTCAGCTGCGCTGCCCACACGCTCCTGGACTAT TCTAAGGGGAAGTATGAGATTGTAGCGGGCACCTTGAAGGCTCCAGGGGAGCTGATTGAGGTGTATGAGTCGCTGATCAGCAGATATCCAGGCATCTGTGCCCTCATCGACCCCTTCAGGAAAGag gacctgGAACAGTGGGATAAACTGAGCTGTGCCCTGATTGGTCAGCCCTGCTGTCTGATCGCTGATGCTGCCTTCTGCTCCCCTCCTCGTCTCTATGGTGACAAGAGGCTCCTCCCACCAGGGGTCGCGGGGGTTATCCTGAAACACGTGAATGAGACCACCATCACTGATCTCCTCTGCGCCACCTCAGAGGGCCGAG ATTCCACCACCATTCTGGAGCAGTCTGGGACAGAGTGGTGTGATGACTACTTCGTAGATCTG GCTGTGGGTCTGGGCGTTAAGTTTGTGAAGCTGGGCGGCCTGATGGGAGGAGTCCGTCTGGCGCGCTACAACCGCCTGATGAtgctggaggaggagctgaCCAGGCAGGGCATTCTGG GTTCAAATCAGCTGGAGTTGCCTTTGTTTGGAACCAGTGTAAGCCCTGGCTCTGAGTTACCCGAGACCGAGTGA
- the eno4 gene encoding enolase 4 isoform X1 — protein sequence MSFKGIRGCNSRVSKEDQEFYDLRQRAAEYYRANSVPQNIEGVLNQMFLEKPDDIYGYLANYFSQHSAKAVICRTEGKEVYDGNGQISAQADVYCIIRNEEKWVSSGAVPSHGELASGRTDPSGVAEESSAQSHALETALSWINQPISTMLRGLNPSDQTTIDKILSDFFLARFLENEDEKRKESEAEEQKSAESTPEPAPPPPPQPPTKDRKGADKALLRKKSVCMEQCLPPADPPVPVLPGCNAVGAVSLAIAKATARLQRTPLYQHIRLLRRDQTAGDIHIPFPMVTVLSCGRMSPGKLHLLEEVIVLPAAGQRVREKIAMVLDLQKEVKRILNSTSKTGTLVFPVTDGGALLVGFDRVEQPLDVLMEACANLQLTPGTDVHFALSCAAHTLLDYSKGKYEIVAGTLKAPGELIEVYESLISRYPGICALIDPFRKEDLEQWDKLSCALIGQPCCLIADAAFCSPPRLYGDKRLLPPGVAGVILKHVNETTITDLLCATSEGRDSTTILEQSGTEWCDDYFVDLAVGLGVKFVKLGGLMGGVRLARYNRLMMLEEELTRQGILGKLTRQGILGSNQLELPLFGTSVSPGSELPETE from the exons ATGTCTTTCAAAGGCATAAGAGGTTGCAATAGTAGAGTGTCGAAAGAGGATCAAGAGTTCTACGACTTGAGACAGAGAGCAGCGGAATATTATAGAGCAAACTCGGTTCCGCAGAATATTGAGGGTGTCTTGAATCAGATGTTCCTGGAAAAGCCTGATGATATTTACGGTTATCTG GCAAATTACTTCTCACAACATTCAGCAAAGGCCGTAATATGCAGAACGGAGGGGAAGGAAGTCTATGACGGGAATGGACAAATCTCAGCCCAGGCAGACGTGTATTGTATAATCAGAAATGAAGAGAAG TGGGTGTCCAGTGGTGCCGTGCCCAGTCATGGTGAGCTGGCATCGGGCAGGACTGACCCGTCGGGGGTAGCAGAGGAAAGCTCTGCCCAGAGCCATGCACTCGAGACCGCCCTGAGCTGGATCAACCAGCCAATCAGCACCATGCTCCGGGGTCTCAACCCCAGCGACCAGACCACCATCGACAAGATACTGAG TGATTTCTTCTTGGCTCGCTTCCTGGAGAACGAAGatgagaagaggaaggagagtgAGGCCGAGGAGCAGAAGTCGGCCGAGAGCACCCCAGAGCcggcccccccacccccaccccagcctCCCACCAAAGACAGGAAGGGGGCAGACAAAGCTCTTTTAA ggaagaagagtgtgtgtatggagcaGTGTCTGCCCCCAGCTGACCCCCCCGTGCCCGTGCTGCCGGGCTGCAACGCCGTGGGCGCCGTGTCTCTGGCCATCGCCAAGGCGACCGCCCGCTTACAGCGCACGCCCCTCTACCAGCACATACGGCTACTGAGGAGGGACCAG ACAGCCGGTGACATACACATCCCGTTTCCCATGGTGACGGTGTTAAGCTGTGGTAGGATGTCTCCGGGCAAACTCCACCTCCTGGAGGAAGTCATCGTTCTCCCTGCAGCTGGACAGAGAGTTAGAGAa AAGATCGCCATGGTCCTTGATCTGCAGAAGGAAGTGAAGAGAATCTTGAACAGCACTTCAAAAACAGGG aCCCTGGTGTTTCCTGTGACCGATGGCGGTGCGTTGCTGGTGGGCTTCGACCGTGTGGAGCAGCCACTGGACGTCCTGATGGAGGCATGCGCCAACCTGCAACTCACGCCAGGGACGGACGTCCACTTCGCCCTCAGCTGCGCTGCCCACACGCTCCTGGACTAT TCTAAGGGGAAGTATGAGATTGTAGCGGGCACCTTGAAGGCTCCAGGGGAGCTGATTGAGGTGTATGAGTCGCTGATCAGCAGATATCCAGGCATCTGTGCCCTCATCGACCCCTTCAGGAAAGag gacctgGAACAGTGGGATAAACTGAGCTGTGCCCTGATTGGTCAGCCCTGCTGTCTGATCGCTGATGCTGCCTTCTGCTCCCCTCCTCGTCTCTATGGTGACAAGAGGCTCCTCCCACCAGGGGTCGCGGGGGTTATCCTGAAACACGTGAATGAGACCACCATCACTGATCTCCTCTGCGCCACCTCAGAGGGCCGAG ATTCCACCACCATTCTGGAGCAGTCTGGGACAGAGTGGTGTGATGACTACTTCGTAGATCTG GCTGTGGGTCTGGGCGTTAAGTTTGTGAAGCTGGGCGGCCTGATGGGAGGAGTCCGTCTGGCGCGCTACAACCGCCTGATGAtgctggaggaggagctgaCCAGGCAGGGCATTCTGGGTAAGCTGACCAGGCAGGGCATTCT AGGTTCAAATCAGCTGGAGTTGCCTTTGTTTGGAACCAGTGTAAGCCCTGGCTCTGAGTTACCCGAGACCGAGTGA